In Aliivibrio fischeri, the sequence AGCTGATATTGTAATTCTTGACCGTCAGCTACCTGAAGGCGATTCATTAACTTGGTTAAGCCAATGGAAACAAATAAAAGATGTACCAGTTATTTTATTAACTGCACTTGTTTCTGTTAGAGACAAAGTAACGGGTTTAGACTCAGGTGCTAATGACTATTTAACTAAGCCTTTTGCTGAAGCGGAATTACTGGCTCGTCTACGTGCACACTTACGTTCACCAGAAACCGATGAAGTAAAATCTAAATTGGTAGTGGGTAACCTAGCCATTGATACTTCTACTCGTGATGTGGTTAATTCAGGTGAGAACGTTACATTAACTCGAACTGAGTTTGATCTTTTACTTTTCTTAGCATCAAACCTTGGAAAAGTGTTTACTCGTGATGAGCTCTTAGACCAAGTTTGGGGTTACAACCATTTTCCTACAACACGTACGGTAGATACCCATATTCTTCAGTTACGTCAAAAGATTGTTGGAATAGAAATTGAAACATTGCGTGGCGTTGGCTACAAAATGAAAGCGTAATTTTATTATGTTTATGCGTAAGTTTTTCGTTTTTTGCTCATTAGTTTGTGCATCATACACATCTTTTGCAAATTCGGTGGATTGGTTCAATGAGCAATCCGCATTGTATACTGCGCATAAGCAATTTTTAGAGGGTCAT encodes:
- a CDS encoding response regulator transcription factor, whose protein sequence is MKQTILLVEDDKNLADGLIVSLEEAGYRCLHSENAANVSGLWSEADIVILDRQLPEGDSLTWLSQWKQIKDVPVILLTALVSVRDKVTGLDSGANDYLTKPFAEAELLARLRAHLRSPETDEVKSKLVVGNLAIDTSTRDVVNSGENVTLTRTEFDLLLFLASNLGKVFTRDELLDQVWGYNHFPTTRTVDTHILQLRQKIVGIEIETLRGVGYKMKA